ACGTGGCCGCAGCATCAACCTGATTCGCCTAAGGGCGCCCACGGACTACATCTGGCTCTGCCTAATCAGAATAGGGTTCTGCGCGATGAACCTGCTGGAGTTCGACTCGCTGACCGAATTTATCGCAAACGTCACCAACCAGGGTCAGCTGTGCGCGTTCCTGCCGCTGTACACCTTGGCCGCGAGGCGCGGGGAGTCCAAGGCGATACATCGGCACATCGACAGCATCCACAGGTACGCACCGCCAGAAGGATCACATGGCCGCTTCAGGGTGGGACAGCAGCTCTTCCGCGGCCAGGAGAACAGCCGAAAAATGGCGAGGTACACCTGCGCCTGTAAACAGATCGAGGAGATGTACAACACATAGACCCTGCAGCCGAACCCGTGCCGCCGGAAAGCGGCACTGGCCGGTATTGCTGTACTTGCGCTTAATTGTAGTATCGGTCTGACTGgcctgtgtgacggggcgTCACCACCGCGGCGCGACACACCAGGAAGGCGGCCGCACGGCACGCCGTCCGGCACTAGCTTTTCCGACTCTCGTGCTCTAGATGGGTGCGTTGGATTTCGTAAATCGCATCACGGCTCTGTTCGGCGGCAGCAGCCAGAAAACGCCCGAGGAGTTCAAGGACCTCCCCAAATATGAGCGACTCGTGGAGGAGGAACGCAAGGCCAAGGAAGGTGGGTAGACATCGGCCGAGTCGCATACCGCGCAGAAAACGTCGAGTACAATCTATCGGAAGCCGGCAACCGCGCCCTGCGCTTCGCCACTGCCTACGGCGAGTGCTACGACCAATGTGCGGGTCTGGCGCTTAGAGAGGAGTTGAAAGCGGCGTCGCTGGACTCGCTGATACCCAGCAACGTAGTGCCAGTCGCGTCCAAGGACGCGCTCACCTTCAAGAAGAACCCAGGAGAGGCGGCCGTGTCTGAGCTCGTCGGCGAGATTCTCGGCGAAGACATGACCGAGCGGCCGAAGGCCACCGTGGAGCACATTGTCAGGCAGCACCTCAACGACGACATCAGGCGCGCTGTCAGGGCGCACGAGCTCCAGTGCGAGGTGAAGTGCGCACAAAAGTTCATGGACATCTTGCGCTGAGCACCCTGCTCCCGTGCTGTGCCCGTTGCTGACCCAGAGCACGTGGTCAGGTGCGGCCGCAGCGCTGTTAGCAGCCAGTCCCGAGGCATACGGGCATCGCAAGGTGCTCTCCACGCGGGTAGCCACAACAACACACCGTAACAGGTTTTCCTTGCAATAAGTTAACATGAGGGTCCTTATTGTATACGCGACGGAAACGGGCTGTGCCGAGGCGCTAGCGTACTCCACGTACATCCAGTTGAAGTTGCGTAGGGTCGATGTGAGCGTGAAATCGGCCGCCGTTGCGACGCGCAGGCTCTTCATGGCGTTCGACCGCCTCGTATTCATGGTCTcaacggccgcctacgGCGAGTTCCCGCACAGCATGCGGTTCATGGTGGACGAGTTGCAAGGTGGACGGCGCAAACTGCCAGTGGAGTACACCATATTCGGTTTGGGCGACTCCAGGTACCCGCTTTTCAACTACGCTGCGCGCAAGCTCGTCACCCTGCTCGAGATGGCAGGTGCCAACTGTTTCTACGGGGTGGGGTACGGCGACGACCAGCATCCGCTGGGCCACACTGGCGAGTTCATCCCCTGGATAGCTGGTTTGACCGCGTTGTGGGGGCCTCTAGAGGCCTATGAAGAGATGCCGACGACGTTTCGCCTCAAGGTGGAGCAGCTTGAAGCGGGTACTGTCGAGGCTGAAATTCGCCTTAACACCGCTGTGGGAACGGTCATTTCAAACGATGTTATCACGGCAAATGATCACTTCCGGACTGTCCGGAACATTGTGATCCAGTGCTACGGGCAGAAGTACGGTCCCGGAGACGTTTGCTGCGTCTATCCTACTGGCAACCCTGACGAAGTGGTGGAAATGTTGCAAAAGCTAGGACAAGATCCTGAACAAGTGGTCAGTATACGGTCCGCAAACGACGATGGCTTAGAGTTCAATCGAGATTTGGAGGTACTCCACGTCTCCGACGAAGGTGGTGGAAGCCACGAGGGGAGCCGGTTGCCGTTCGAGGGCAAGGCCATTTCGCTGCGCACACTCTTCGTGGAATACCTCTCGTTGAAGAACGTGTGCACGCAATGGCAGATGTACTTCATGGCCAAACACGCGACCCTGGATATTTACCGGAACAAGCTAAGCGAAATGGCCTCATTCAGCATAGAGGCGTGTGCCGAGTACAACCGGTACTGCAAGGACGAGCGCAGGAGCCTGTTCGAGGTGCTCTGCGACTTCCATTTGACGAATTTGCCCGTGGAGGTGCTCGTGAACATCGCCACACCGTACTACCCGCGGATGTACTCCATTTCGTCCACACCGACGACGGTTGGGATAGCCAGATTGTGGCCTTCTCCGTGTGACGGCACGCTGATTGGGCCGCATTATAGCACCTTAAAGAGCTTTCTGGCGCAAAAATCGCGCGAAACCGGCCTCATCGAACTATGCGTGGCTGATGTGACCCACCACACCCCGTACAACCGCAAGGTGAAGGGACAGGCGTCGGACTTCCTCGCGAATGCCCTGCCGTCACGCTTGCTGAGGCTCACCATTACAAAGTCACGCATCGCAGAGGCGGTGTTGGACGTCACGAAGCCTGTCCTGTTCATATGCACGGGCACGGGCCTCGCCGCCGTGAAGCCGCTGATGGAGGCAAGGGTGGAGCGGCTCGCAAATATATGGAACGAAGCGTTCACACTGCCGCATGTGAGGGACATGGCGTTCATAGGGTTCAGGCGAAGGAGGCAGGACCACCTCTACCTAGCTAACGCCCAGCTGCTGAACCCCTGGTGCGAGGTGCACGTGGTTTACTCCAGAGAGGCCGGGCGCAAGATATACGTGCAGGATGAGATTGTGAAGTTTCCCAAAAGGGTGATCGAGATTGTGATGAACGGACTGGTCATTATATCGGGCCGCTCTCACCCGATGCCGAAGCAGGTGATGCAGCGTCTCAGGGACATGCTTGTGGAGCACGCCGGATTCGGAGTCCGCGCAGCCGAAAAGTTCATGGAAGGCGCCCTCATGGGCGGGAAGATCATTATGGAAACCTGGGGTTGACACGCCAACCGCCGTCACGAGACATGAACACAGTTAATTAGTTGCACTTTTAGCGCATGTTAGCGTTACCCGAGCGCCGGGAACTCCGAATCCAGCAGCACGAAGTTCTTTGACGACCTCACGTTCAGCGCCTGCGCGTAGTTGCGCCGCGTGACGGTCGATTtggcgctgccgccgtCCCCCAGGGAAGGAAACTCAGcgtcgctgcgcagcgccatggcggcggcgttggCAGTCAAGTAATAGTCCAGCACCTCCAGGTGCTCCACGCGGCACCGGCGCAGCGCATTCGCGCAGCGGTAGCTCCATTTTTTGGCAGCGCCCTCAACGTCGTTGACCATCCGGGCCTCCTTGACCAGGCGGTAGAACTCGGGCTCCAGGGCCTGGAgcgactccagcagctgcatggGCACGAACTCCGACAGCGTCGTGAAACGGCGGGTGCCGGACATCAGCAGCTGGTTAATCTTGATGCACGTCGtatcccgcaaccggtgCTCTACCGAGGTGGCGTTGAACTTCGAGTCGTTCACCGCGAGCGCATTCCGAATAACGTCCACCATGGCAGCATAAAAGTCAGAGTTGAGGCTCTGCTTGAAGCTGTCCTCAACGGAAATAGCATACCGCTCGTTGTCTACCGCCGGTTCCTGCAGCTTGTCCGCCTTACTGGACTCAGGCTCTGGAGCGGATTCCGGGGCCGGCGCAGCGGGTTCGGGCTCAGGCTCGGGTGCGGCAGCACGCTTATCAGGCGCTTCCTGCACTTTGCCCCAGGCGTTTGGTTTGCGGCCCATCCTCTtaagcagctgctcctgcCGTTTTTGCAGCTTGTGCTGCCCGATTTCCTTGGAGAGGTCACGGCCTGGGTTGAGAACTTCGAGACTGAACTCGGAACCTGACTTCGTCTTTTTCTTCACCACGGCGGACAAAGATACGGGCTGTTGCTTCATTGCAGATACGTTGTTCACGGCGCCCTCCAGCGCATTCACCACCCAGTCAAACGCCTGCTTCACCAAGATCTTGCTCGCAATGGGGACCATGTCCTCCACAACGTTGAGCAGCATGAGCCCGTTAGGGGACACCTTGTGCTCGACCGAAGATGCCTTCACAACCCGCAGAAGCTTCTCGTATTCCACATGGAAGTTAATACTGTACACGAATACCATAAGGTAACACATCGAACTTTTAACCAGATCGAGGAGGTTAGGAGCACCTGACTCTTGCGATTTTCCCGAAATGGACTCCTCCACAAATCGGCCATATTGGACGCGGAAATCAGACAATGCCTCCTCAACGTGGCTTCTGAAGTCGGAGGGGAGGCGTTCCCACAGCTCGCAACGCGGGGGGAAAGAGGACGATTTCACCAGAGCCGACACGCGCTCAAGGTCACATTGGACACGAGTGGCGCAATTGACGCTGAAGGTGTCGAAATCGAATTGGCGAACGGTAGAACCCAATTTCAGGTTTATCAGGGTCTGCGCAAAGGCATTCAACAGCTCCGTGCTCTTATCGGCAGTGCGCAGTTGGGGATCGGTGAGGTACTCGCGCTTGCGAAGCCACTCCTCGAACTCCGCAGACACCACCTTAGGTTCTGCTTGGGGTTCCGGTTCCGGGGTAGGCTCGGGGACGACCGGCTCCGCGTCTGGTACTATGCGGATGTTTCCGTCCCACGGCAAGGAGCTGGTGGGCAACGCGCAGACGCTTGCCGTGATCTTCGTAACCGGCACGGCAGCCTGTTGCACAGGAGGCTGGGCCTTCCGCTGACGGGACGACTGGCTGCGATGGACCGTAGGATGCTTCGACATGTAGtggagctgcagctggagaTCGTCCGGGAACACCATGAACATGCAATCCGGCTCCTCACATGGGTAGTGGTAAGTTTTGAAGTGCGAGAACAGCGTCCCATAATCGCTGAAAATCTCGCACACAAAGCCCTCGGAATCGCAAAGGTTGCAGTAGAAGTGGTCGCTCTTGGCGTGCCTCTTTAGCTCCGTGTTGTCCCACTGCATACGCCGGCATGCGCTACACATGACGTGGGCCGGAATGGGAGGCACCCTATCCGTATCGccaaaacgcacgtgcgCTTTTATGTCCTCGTACCGGTATAACGGCATTTCGCAGATGAAATGCTTGAGGCCGAAGTGGCCCTGGCAAATATCGCAGCACACCAATCCATGCTTGCTCTTCAGGTGCTTGTTCAAAGATTCGAACGAAGTGTGCCGATTCTGGTACAGCTTCTCTATGGCTTTAACCAACAGCTCTGGGGCGTCGAGGGGCATGCTGGTGTGCCAGTGCGCCTTGCACTCCGGCACCCAACACAGGGCGCTGCTGACCGCGCGGAAGAGCATGTATATGTTAGGGTGCTCGAACACGAGCTTGCCGTCCCCGGCAGCCACGTGATCGCCGTAGAACCGCGGCTTCGACTGCTTCAAGTTGTAGACGTCTTTGAAGGGATCCCGCTCTTCACGCTCCTTGATGGACAGCTGTTGCGCCTTTCGCACGAGGTGCTGCATTTTGGAGCCAGGCGCCTTCAGTATGGTGTCACGCTTCACATCCACCGTTCGTAGAAACACCCCGAACAGATCCTTTATGTTCACCGCGTCTCGCGAGAGCATACGACGGTCTAACGGCGTGTCACCGCTCACGACACGCAGCAGAGATTCCACGCTGCTGCGTGTCAGCTCCCGAGCGCCCTCTTGGGAATACAGCGACTTCTGCACTGCGAAGTGCGCAAAAAACGGGTTGGCGCAGATCACGAGAACGTCGGACTCCTGCTTGCAGTAGGGGCACTGGTGCACGTTAGAGTCGCTGTCGTAGAAATTCTTCAGACGCATCATGCACAGGAAACACATCAGATGGGTGCACTTCCCGACGGCGCATATGAGCGCGTTTTCGTAGCAGATGGAGCAGCACATGTAGCTGTGGAAGTGCTCCGAGACCGGCTGCTGAGCAACCGCGGCCAAGTGCTCCCGGGTGAGGGATTGGGAACGCGCAACGCCGCTCTGCATATACACATCCAGAATGCTGTCATGGAGGTTGTCGCGGAACAGCGTGTACGGCGATCCCAGGTTGGCCGGCCATCTGGCACGGCCTCGCGGACCGTTGTTGTTTACGGGACCGCCTTCCGGGCCTAACTGCCGTCTGCTGCCCATTTTGAGTCACACGAAGTATACACTAATATGTTTAACTTTGTAATCCACGGCTTCTACCGCGTTCCACCTCATACGGCGCGTCAGACAACCCGCTTGCGACGCGgcgctgtggaacggcACTCTATAACGCAGGCTCATCCAAGCCGCAGGAGTTCCAGTCCAGAAACAGCTGCTTCGTCTGAAACAAATTAGCAACAGAGGATGCGTAAAACCCACTTCGTTAGGGCGCATGACCCGCGGACACATGGGACACTTGAACTCCAGCTTGCGGCGGCTGTTGCCGAAGCTCTCGACGCAGATGCTGCAGATCACGTGCCCACATATCAGCATCACCGGGGGGTTCAGGCTGCAGGTCTGGTCCTTGGAAATAGGGCACGTTAGGCAGCTGTGGAAGCAGAATGCCGGTCCCAGGTCAGACTCTATGGGCAGCTGCTTACACGTCCTCATCCAGGAGCCTAGTTCCGACAATACCTGCTTGTTAGAGTGCGGTATGTCCACTATGTTGGCCAGGCGCGGGTGCAGCAGGTAGCCGGCGCAGACCAGCACTGAAATCGGGCTGCGGGTAGCGTGAAATGTAGCGTAACCAAACACACCTCTCATAGGGTAGGAAGACGCGGACGTATTCATCCGTGTCTTCTCGTACATATGCCGTCTCGAAGGAGCCCTGCTTGGGACGGGATGCCGCATGTAAGCCTGTTGCAAAGGCCTGGCGCATGGTGGCCACGCTCTCGTTGCGGACTCCAGAGCTCGGAAGCGAGGTCCTCGTGCTAGGCGACAGTTGCACCACCGTGTCCGCACTGCCAGAAGTGTCGCCAGCGATGCCACGCATTATCATGCGCAGGATTCCCTGCGAAATTTGGTACACCATAGCTAACACCCACCCTTACATTTATGTTGGCGGGTTCGCGAACAATTGTGGGCCTCTCACCCTCCACGCGTGACGTTGAGCTGCTTCCCGTGCCGGGTGACGTGGGTTCTGCCTCCTCGGCATTGCCGCGCAGCCCCCGGAACGCAATTCGGTGACCGTGAGAAGGGAGCACATCGACAAGACTCGGACGAGTAGGGAACGTTATTCGAATGCGCCGGCCAGCGATGCCTCCGGTAGACGACTCGTTTGCTGCGTTTTGTGTCGCGTACATCTCCTCGGAGGTGACGGGTGGGCCGGTGTAAACAGTCAGCGATAACGTCTGTTGTGGATCCTCCGCTGAAGACGCAACGTTGAACTCCTGAGAATGCTGTTGTGCCGTGCCGGTCTGCAGGAACAAGGGGTATTCCGCCAGCAACGCCAGCTGGTTGACGTTGGTGACGTTGAGGAACGACTCATCGGAGTTGTTGCCGGGGTTCATTAGCACGGCGGTGGCCGACGAATGACCGTCGCCTTCAGGCTCGCAGTCGTCACTTGACGCGTAGCCATCATCCTGATTGTCCGTCTCATCACTGTCATGGTGCAACAGGCTAAACGTGTCAAACCTGAACGGCTGATCTGGAATTATCTGGCGACAAACGGTTTCAGGGTCGCCGTTCATTGCGCATAAGGTTTCCATAAAATACAACTGCTTCCTGTATGTTTTGTAGCCAATCAGTTCCATTTTGGCAAGGTAGATGTCTGTGCTCTGCGAAAGCGACGGGGACTGAAGACGCGAACAATTCACCCTAGGGCTACGCCGAGGCGGATTCCCTCTCTCAAGACGGTTCATCCAACCCTTAGTGAGAATTTTAGTGGGTCGTTTAGATTGCCGAGAGGGCTGTTCGTGATTACGCGAAGTGCCTGATGAGGTCGAACGCGCCTCCAGGATACCCAGCCATGACACGGTGACGGGATTTTGCTTTACTTCTGGGGGCAACTTGCTGCGCACCAAGTAGTCATCTTGCGAAAGCTCTTCTTCAAGACTCAGGTTACCGGCATATAGTGCTTTGCTTTTCTTTTCGGAAGTTTCTTCGTACTTTTGGTCCCATCCTTGACGCTGTCGTCTGGTCCTTTTACCGCTGTCTAAATGGCTGAAAGCTGAGCTTTCCGACCTCTTGATTCTGACACCGCTCTCGCAAAAGATCCTCACGAACGATTTTTCGGTATCTAACCTCAAGCTCAGGAACTCGGATGCGCTGGGCAAGTTCTCACCCAACAGGACCTGCGTCAGAAGCTCTCCAATATTTGCATTGTGGCAGTTCCACATTTGCGATAAGCCACTTGATTTCACCTTTGAGATGCGTTCTGGAGTAAGGGAAAATTCCTGGTGCTGTATCTCCCCGTCTCGGAATACATAGAGGTCACCCAGCAGCTGAACCTTGTACAACTTCAGCAGGAGGGCGTTGAAACGGTCGACATGGAGGTGAGACCCCGCCACTTGTCGTTTCACCCAGTCTATCAGGGGATTTATGTCGTTGTTGCGAAGTTTGCCCAGCATATCGTGGAGGATGCGATAGGCGCGGACAACAGCCCCCGAGACCTTCGCTCGACAGTTGGCACCCCAACGCTCATTGGCTTCTGCCTTCAACGCTTCGTACACGTCGAACATGCCGTAATGTAGCAAGTGCATGCCGATCATCTGAACTACCAGTTGATCGTCGAAGTCCAACGGCGGGAGGACTTGGTTATCACCATTATGCCCAGGCTTGAAACacttcttgccaagcttcAAGTACTGGTTTTTAAACTCTTTAGTGATTTTGCTTCCGCGCCTATACACGTCCAGGGATTTCACTGCCTTCGAGAGGTCTGCAAGCGTGGCGCGGAATCCGACATCGTGTTGGTCCTTATCCGCAGCTGTCGCAGTGGCCTTGCCGGGTGCGCCCGCGGCGGATACTCCATGGTTGGCCCTGCCTTTGTTGCAAACTGAGGCTGAAGGCTCACTCGAACCGTTGCCGGCAGCTTTATCTGTAGACGTTGGTGCAGATTCCACGGTGGTTTTGTTAACTCCATTCGTGTCAGAGAGAGCAACCACGGCATCCTGAAAACCGTTAGTGTACATAAAGCAGCTATTCCCACCTCCACGAGGTTCTTCAATGAGTCTATTTGCGCATACAAATCGGAAAACAGCGATTTCCGCCGCTTCTCCAGCGAAATGGCATCCTGGAGTAAGGAACCCATCGCAGCCTGGTAGGTTCGTTTACGTGACTTCCGCCTTACCGAATCTATATCACGAGTGGTTATTACGTCACACAGAACTTACGCATAGTATATCACTAACAACCCAGCCGCGATTTATGCCAGCGACGACACCGTCAGTTACCATCTTACAAAGGCTCTCCGACGGCAATGGTTAGAGAAGTAACATATGTTAACGACGCCATATTGTATGATTAAAACCTGTCCTCGGCGATGTGTGGTCATCTGCGCCCTCCGTTATCATGCCGTGGCGGAGCGCTCGCCCATTCCACATACCCAACGGGCGAAACGGCGAGACGCAGTGAGTCTTCTTATGCGGCTACTATAGTGAAATAGTGGTTGCTGCTAATGAAGCGTATTGTGTGGTTAATATAGTTCATTTGGCGCGCAGCTCGGACATCCGTTGCACGTGCACATCTCACATGAACCTTCGCCAAAGACGTAGCCGCAGTTGTTGGCTGACGAGGTCTTCATATAAGCGCTGTCTGGCGACATAACGCGCCATTCATGGCATTAGCTAGTCAGCAAAAGTATTCTGTAGGCTATGTATATTATGGTTAGACAACAACATTCCTAACAAAAACACGCATAGCGCATGTTGTAAGCCGCAAAACCTCCCTATGTAAGAGCTGTGAAGGCAATCAATGATGCTCTTAAGCCGCTGCTGAGCGATTGAAGAATCGTGCTCTAAGCGACTCAGGTGTCCACGGTGACGTCTGTGCCTAGTGGTACTGAATGCCGGAACGCTTCGACGTGAAATTTTCAGCCGCTGTGAACACCAATCCGTACGCTCATAACACATAATGCTCGCAAATAATTCGATTTTTTTGGAGTAATTGATGGCCCCAAATGATGCACCATCCGAATTAGCACATTATACGCTGTATGTAGTTCCTCGTGGCGTGTTGTGCGTCAGTAACACCCTACAATGCCTAAAAATGTTTATAATGAGCCATAGGGGTGATATTATGAGACCAAATGGTGACGTTGTACAATGAGAGCACAAAGTTCAAAATACAGCGATGGGGCGCAGTCGACCATAAGCGAAACCGTTTTCACCAGAGGTCTCAACGAAGTTGCTGCCATAACGTCGGCTTACTTCGACATCGACAAAGAGGCCGTAATTGAGTGTCTAAGTAAGAATGAAGATGTTGTTCGAGAAGCCCTCTTTGgcgccggcgccacaggTAACCCACTGGTTGCAATATTGGACGGCGAAGGAGAGAGCC
This sequence is a window from Babesia bigemina genome assembly Bbig001, chromosome : I. Protein-coding genes within it:
- a CDS encoding MACROPHAGE ERYTHROBLAST ATTACHER-RELATED domain containing protein, putative: MGSLLQDAISLEKRRKSLFSDLYAQIDSLKNLVEDAVVALSDTNGVNKTTVESAPTSTDKAAGNGSSEPSASVCNKGRANHGVSAAGAPGKATATAADKDQHDVGFRATLADLSKAVKSLDVYRRGSKITKEFKNQYLKLGKKCFKPGHNGDNQVLPPLDFDDQLVVQMIGMHLLHYGMFDVYEALKAEANERWGANCRAKVSGAVVRAYRILHDMLGKLRNNDINPLIDWVKRQVAGSHLHVDRFNALLLKLYKVQLLGDLYVFRDGEIQHQEFSLTPERISKVKSSGLSQMWNCHNANIGELLTQVLLGENLPSASEFLSLRLDTEKSFVRIFCESGVRIKRSESSAFSHLDSGKRTRRQRQGWDQKYEETSEKKSKALYAGNLSLEEELSQDDYLVRSKLPPEVKQNPVTVSWLGILEARSTSSGTSRNHEQPSRQSKRPTKILTKGWMNRLERGNPPRRSPRVNCSRLQSPSLSQSTDIYLAKMELIGYKTYRKQLYFMETLCAMNGDPETVCRQIIPDQPFRFDTFSLLHHDSDETDNQDDGYASSDDCEPEGDGHSSATAVLMNPGNNSDESFLNVTNVNQLALLAEYPLFLQTGTAQQHSQEFNVASSAEDPQQTLSLTVYTGPPVTSEEMYATQNAANESSTGGIAGRRIRITFPTRPSLVDVLPSHGHRIAFRGLRGNAEEAEPTSPGTGSSSTSRVEGERPTIVREPANINVRGILRMIMRGIAGDTSGSADTVVQLSPSTRTSLPSSGVRNESVATMRQAFATGLHAASRPKQGSFETAYVREDTDEYVRVFLPYESPISVLVCAGYLLHPRLANIVDIPHSNKQVLSELGSWMRTCKQLPIESDLGPAFCFHSCLTCPISKDQTCSLNPPVMLICGHVICSICVESFGNSRRKLEFKCPMCPRVMRPNETKQLFLDWNSCGLDEPAL
- a CDS encoding ZINC FINGER PROTEIN 598 domain containing protein, putative encodes the protein MGSRRQLGPEGGPVNNNGPRGRARWPANLGSPYTLFRDNLHDSILDVYMQSGVARSQSLTREHLAAVAQQPVSEHFHSYMCCSICYENALICAVGKCTHLMCFLCMMRLKNFYDSDSNVHQCPYCKQESDVLVICANPFFAHFAVQKSLYSQEGARELTRSSVESLLRVVSGDTPLDRRMLSRDAVNIKDLFGVFLRTVDVKRDTILKAPGSKMQHLVRKAQQLSIKEREERDPFKDVYNLKQSKPRFYGDHVAAGDGKLVFEHPNIYMLFRAVSSALCWVPECKAHWHTSMPLDAPELLVKAIEKLYQNRHTSFESLNKHLKSKHGLVCCDICQGHFGLKHFICEMPLYRYEDIKAHVRFGDTDRVPPIPAHVMCSACRRMQWDNTELKRHAKSDHFYCNLCDSEGFVCEIFSDYGTLFSHFKTYHYPCEEPDCMFMVFPDDLQLQLHYMSKHPTVHRSQSSRQRKAQPPVQQAAVPVTKITASVCALPTSSLPWDGNIRIVPDAEPVVPEPTPEPEPQAEPKVVSAEFEEWLRKREYLTDPQLRTADKSTELLNAFAQTLINLKLGSTVRQFDFDTFSVNCATRVQCDLERVSALVKSSSFPPRCELWERLPSDFRSHVEEALSDFRVQYGRFVEESISGKSQESGAPNLLDLVKSSMCYLMVFVYSINFHVEYEKLLRVVKASSVEHKVSPNGLMLLNVVEDMVPIASKILVKQAFDWVVNALEGAVNNVSAMKQQPVSLSAVVKKKTKSGSEFSLEVLNPGRDLSKEIGQHKLQKRQEQLLKRMGRKPNAWGKVQEAPDKRAAAPEPEPEPAAPAPESAPEPESSKADKLQEPAVDNERYAISVEDSFKQSLNSDFYAAMVDVIRNALAVNDSKFNATSVEHRLRDTTCIKINQLLMSGTRRFTTLSEFVPMQLLESLQALEPEFYRLVKEARMVNDVEGAAKKWSYRCANALRRCRVEHLEVLDYYLTANAAAMALRSDAEFPSLGDGGSAKSTVTRRNYAQALNVRSSKNFVLLDSEFPALG
- a CDS encoding flavodoxin domain containing protein, putative; translated protein: MRVLIVYATETGCAEALAYSTYIQLKLRRVDVSVKSAAVATRRLFMAFDRLVFMVSTAAYGEFPHSMRFMVDELQGGRRKLPVEYTIFGLGDSRYPLFNYAARKLVTLLEMAGANCFYGVGYGDDQHPLGHTGEFIPWIAGLTALWGPLEAYEEMPTTFRLKVEQLEAGTVEAEIRLNTAVGTVISNDVITANDHFRTVRNIVIQCYGQKYGPGDVCCVYPTGNPDEVVEMLQKLGQDPEQVVSIRSANDDGLEFNRDLEVLHVSDEGGGSHEGSRLPFEGKAISLRTLFVEYLSLKNVCTQWQMYFMAKHATLDIYRNKLSEMASFSIEACAEYNRYCKDERRSLFEVLCDFHLTNLPVEVLVNIATPYYPRMYSISSTPTTVGIARLWPSPCDGTLIGPHYSTLKSFLAQKSRETGLIELCVADVTHHTPYNRKVKGQASDFLANALPSRLLRLTITKSRIAEAVLDVTKPVLFICTGTGLAAVKPLMEARVERLANIWNEAFTLPHVRDMAFIGFRRRRQDHLYLANAQLLNPWCEVHVVYSREAGRKIYVQDEIVKFPKRVIEIVMNGLVIISGRSHPMPKQVMQRLRDMLVEHAGFGVRAAEKFMEGALMGGKIIMETWG